Below is a genomic region from Marinobacter salarius.
TGGCGCCATCGTGTGTAACGACCACATTATCCTCAATGCGAATACCGCCGCACCCTCGTAATTCATCGATCACTGAACGGTTAAAGTTCTTCCCCAGTGGCCCATCCAATACCGGGTCCAGCAATGAAGGAATGATATAAAGCCCCGGCTCTATGGTGACGACCATGCCTGCCTCCAGGGTCCGGGTCAGGCGTAGGAATGGGGCGTCTGACGGCGGCGGTTCTTTCTTGCCAGAGACGTCATGCACCTGAACTCCCAGGAAATGACCAATACCGTGCGGAAAGAACGCCCTGGTAACGCCCTGCTCCACCAGGGTTTCGTCATCCACCCCCTGAACCACTCCGGCGGCATTCAACAGTGCCGCAATGCCTTGGTGGGTCTTGCGATGGATCGCCACATACTCCACGCCGGGTGCAACCATCCCGCACAGCCGTTGCTGCAATTGTTCCAGCCCCTGAATCAACGCGGCAAAACGTCTTTCCCCTGTCCCGGGCGTGGTGCGAGTAATGTCGGAACAGTAACCGCGAAAACGGACACCGGCGTCGATCAGAAGGCTGCGGGGACGCGCAGGGGCTTCGGTGTCATAGTATTGGTAATGCAGGGTGCCGGCGTGTTCATTCACGCCGATAATACTGTGATACGGCGCTTGGGCTTCACGCTGCCCGGTCGTCTGCTGGTAGGCCAGGTTTATT
It encodes:
- the pepQ gene encoding Xaa-Pro dipeptidase, producing the protein MSDIELLSLQTDHIRTLQQRYEHAIAEQGYDGLLISSGAAPVRYGDDQAWHFQGYGPFLHWTGLTGQEHSWLLIRPGHKPLLSLYHPVDFWHATPELPDEPWLQSMEVRSSDRREAPVMNFDGRLAVVGDPSQLSGVDGEHNPEGLLSALDETRVHKTPYEIACLARANHIAMQGHWAARKTFLDGGSEFEINLAYQQTTGQREAQAPYHSIIGVNEHAGTLHYQYYDTEAPARPRSLLIDAGVRFRGYCSDITRTTPGTGERRFAALIQGLEQLQQRLCGMVAPGVEYVAIHRKTHQGIAALLNAAGVVQGVDDETLVEQGVTRAFFPHGIGHFLGVQVHDVSGKKEPPPSDAPFLRLTRTLEAGMVVTIEPGLYIIPSLLDPVLDGPLGKNFNRSVIDELRGCGGIRIEDNVVVTHDGARNLTREAGG